A stretch of uncultured Flavobacterium sp. DNA encodes these proteins:
- a CDS encoding alpha-1,2-fucosyltransferase has product MDIVIVFNGLGNQMSQYSFFLQKKAINKATYFIPFCKDHNGFELGNVFKINNREAIIQKLLYVLFRILLTDKVKIISSPLKRLLNLLNCKIENESFDYNYNKKFMIPSKGITFYYGGWHTEKYFVESKKTIEEAFEFTAPNDKENIDCIKKINETNSVSIHVRRGDFLNADNINLFGNVCTKEYFAKAIAKMESEISNPIFFVFSNDLEWVKENLVINNVTYVSWNSGINSWKDMYLMCLCKHNIIANSTFSWWGAWLNKNSDKIVLSPSRFLKNDTFTDVYPDSWVKISDY; this is encoded by the coding sequence ATGGATATAGTAATTGTTTTTAATGGCTTAGGTAATCAAATGTCTCAATACTCATTTTTCTTACAAAAGAAAGCAATAAACAAAGCAACCTATTTTATTCCATTTTGCAAAGATCATAATGGATTTGAACTAGGTAATGTTTTTAAAATAAATAATAGAGAAGCTATTATTCAAAAATTGCTTTATGTTTTGTTTAGAATATTATTGACAGATAAAGTAAAAATAATTAGTAGTCCGCTAAAAAGATTGCTTAATTTATTGAATTGTAAAATTGAAAATGAAAGCTTTGATTATAACTATAATAAAAAATTCATGATTCCTTCTAAAGGAATTACTTTTTACTATGGAGGCTGGCATACTGAAAAATATTTTGTAGAATCAAAAAAAACTATTGAAGAAGCTTTTGAATTTACTGCTCCGAATGACAAGGAAAATATCGACTGTATAAAGAAGATAAATGAAACCAATAGTGTTTCTATTCACGTAAGAAGAGGTGATTTTTTAAATGCAGATAATATTAATCTTTTTGGGAATGTTTGTACAAAAGAATATTTTGCTAAAGCTATAGCTAAAATGGAGTCTGAAATTAGTAACCCAATTTTTTTTGTTTTTTCTAATGATTTAGAATGGGTGAAAGAAAATCTCGTTATTAATAATGTGACTTATGTTAGCTGGAATTCTGGAATAAATTCTTGGAAAGACATGTACTTAATGTGTTTGTGTAAGCACAATATTATTGCAAATAGCACCTTTAGCTGGTGGGGGGCTTGGCTTAATAAAAATTCTGATAAAATAGTTCTATCTCCAAGTCGATTTTTGAAAAATGACACATTTACAGATGTATATCCTGATTCATGGGTTAAAATATCTGATTATTAA
- a CDS encoding glycosyltransferase, whose product MRITYLGFNSFINYKRGVENVIDFQSKASSSVINYYVHWDSKMTIAHYENFICIGIKKRPFWILTLNLILYKIKKRDKKIFIHSHNPLMSICSIYQSNLYTVHDALYYQTSVNNYRFKKIFFFLEKLLYTRTSFVHFISDYSKKMSLFSGKNWIIIPNTSHFENFKLNKDDFSKKEEIQFNTSKVKVFAVRSIEDRARIDLVIEVAKYLKNENFQFLIAGKGPLLDFYSNKIKSLNLENIKLLGYVPDNVLIEYYKNCDIVLVPAEYGEGFGLPIIEGYLFDKPVIASNICAIPEVVCSEDYLFENTVSSIVEKLEFVSENRKQSYKEYYDSKFSNSIIINSFMQLYENVK is encoded by the coding sequence ATGAGAATTACTTATTTGGGTTTTAACTCGTTCATTAACTATAAAAGAGGTGTAGAAAATGTTATTGATTTTCAATCAAAAGCTTCTTCAAGCGTTATAAATTATTATGTTCATTGGGATTCCAAAATGACGATTGCTCATTATGAGAATTTTATTTGTATTGGAATTAAAAAAAGGCCTTTTTGGATTCTAACTTTAAATTTAATCCTATACAAGATAAAAAAGAGAGATAAGAAAATTTTTATTCATTCTCACAATCCTTTAATGTCAATTTGTAGTATTTATCAAAGTAATTTATATACAGTTCACGATGCTTTATACTATCAAACAAGTGTCAATAATTATCGATTTAAAAAGATATTCTTTTTTTTAGAAAAATTATTATATACAAGAACTTCTTTTGTTCATTTTATTTCAGACTATTCTAAAAAAATGAGTTTGTTCTCGGGTAAAAATTGGATAATAATTCCAAATACATCTCATTTTGAAAATTTCAAATTAAATAAGGATGATTTCTCTAAAAAGGAAGAAATACAATTTAACACTTCAAAAGTTAAAGTTTTTGCAGTAAGGAGTATTGAAGATAGAGCAAGAATAGATCTTGTTATTGAAGTTGCAAAATATTTAAAAAATGAGAACTTTCAATTTTTGATTGCTGGAAAAGGACCATTACTAGATTTTTATTCCAATAAAATTAAATCTTTAAATTTAGAAAATATTAAATTGCTAGGATATGTGCCTGATAATGTTTTAATAGAGTACTATAAAAATTGTGATATAGTGTTAGTACCGGCAGAATATGGAGAAGGTTTTGGGCTTCCAATTATAGAAGGTTATTTATTTGATAAGCCAGTTATTGCTTCTAATATTTGTGCAATTCCTGAAGTGGTTTGCTCAGAGGATTATTTATTTGAAAATACAGTGTCCAGCATTGTTGAAAAATTAGAATTTGTTTCTGAAAATAGAAAACAATCATATAAAGAGTATTATGATTCAAAATTTTCGAATTCAATCATAATTAATAGCTTTATGCAATTATATGAAAATGTAAAATAA
- a CDS encoding EpsG family protein, protein MEIYIFTLLLFLLFSFLEIRCNLTESELTTFKLFAFIVLIFQVGFRWKTGTDWEPYLGHFNRTFEVSDTLVSILSGFEPGYAFFVLFVKKFTEDYTVFLVLHALIYYLLIFHAFKKLSPFFFVSLLFFYVTTLGVMGSNRQLIALAICLYSLKYVIDRKLLKFTLAIGFAFLFHSTAVIFFVFYFLYVDIKKVWIFGILLLSFVLGKTNVPFSLFSIAGNSVGGAGVSKVEFYTEGAKDLLAENSLGIVGLIKRLLFLILFTINYDYLTKKLVYYKLIFNGYYVGLIFYFLFSSTLIIIVNRGSLYFNAMECLLISSQFLILKSRLDKSYLLILLLIVSVFLLFQSISVYDDLFVPYKGIFINTDFDREMR, encoded by the coding sequence ATGGAGATTTATATATTTACATTATTACTTTTTCTACTATTTTCTTTTTTAGAAATTAGATGTAATTTAACTGAAAGCGAATTAACAACATTTAAGCTTTTTGCTTTTATTGTTTTAATATTCCAAGTTGGTTTTCGTTGGAAAACAGGTACAGACTGGGAACCCTATTTAGGGCATTTTAATAGGACATTCGAGGTATCAGATACTTTAGTGTCTATTCTTTCGGGTTTTGAGCCTGGTTATGCTTTTTTTGTATTGTTTGTAAAGAAATTTACAGAAGATTATACGGTGTTTTTGGTATTACATGCCTTAATTTATTATTTGTTAATTTTTCACGCATTTAAAAAATTAAGTCCATTTTTTTTCGTTTCCTTACTGTTTTTTTACGTTACTACTTTAGGAGTAATGGGATCAAATCGTCAACTAATCGCTTTGGCAATTTGTCTATATTCATTAAAATATGTAATCGATAGAAAATTACTGAAATTTACACTAGCAATAGGATTTGCTTTTTTATTCCATTCAACAGCAGTAATTTTTTTTGTGTTTTATTTTTTATATGTAGATATAAAAAAAGTTTGGATTTTTGGAATTCTCCTTCTATCATTTGTTCTAGGGAAAACAAATGTGCCATTTTCTCTTTTTTCTATCGCTGGTAATTCTGTTGGAGGTGCAGGAGTATCTAAAGTAGAATTTTATACTGAAGGGGCAAAAGATTTATTAGCTGAAAATTCATTAGGTATAGTTGGATTGATAAAAAGATTACTTTTTTTGATTTTGTTTACCATAAATTATGATTATTTGACTAAGAAATTAGTATACTACAAACTGATTTTTAATGGTTATTACGTTGGATTAATTTTTTATTTTTTATTTTCAAGTACATTAATTATTATTGTAAACAGAGGAAGTCTATATTTTAATGCAATGGAATGTCTTTTAATTTCAAGTCAATTTCTTATTCTTAAAAGCAGATTAGACAAATCTTATTTACTTATATTATTACTTATCGTTTCTGTTTTTCTATTATTTCAATCAATTTCCGTTTATGATGATTTATTTGTGCCTTACAAAGGAATTTTTATTAATACAGATTTTGATAGAGAGATGCGTTAA
- a CDS encoding glycosyltransferase, translated as MQKKEKVVISAINFFEGGPLSVLKDCLNFVNESAYLNSYEFTALVHKIELFNLEEYSNITFVEFSKSRKSYFYRLYYEYIYFKKFAKDEEISFWFSLHDMTPSVGGIPQAVYCHNPSPFNSLNFKDLYIQPTQFFFRLFYRFLYQINIKKNKYVIVQQLWMKNRFVEMFDLNKKQILVAPAQIIPISSKYLDSMTKEKDKKDKVFFFPTFPRPFKNIEVICEAAELVAKENKNFRIIITIDGSENKYAKSITKKYDGNNNIDFIGLIKREEVYKYYSEVDCLIFPSKLETWGLPISEFKQFNKSMLIADLPYAKETVGEYDYVNFFNPTDAKQLAKLIVDFINDEIKYETTVAVDYDTELVKGWGELFEMLLKK; from the coding sequence ATGCAGAAAAAAGAGAAAGTAGTAATTTCAGCAATAAACTTTTTTGAAGGAGGGCCTTTGTCAGTTTTAAAAGATTGTTTAAATTTTGTAAATGAAAGTGCTTACTTGAATAGCTATGAATTTACAGCTCTAGTTCACAAGATAGAATTATTTAATTTAGAAGAATACTCCAATATAACTTTTGTAGAATTTTCAAAATCAAGAAAATCTTATTTTTATAGATTGTATTATGAATATATCTATTTTAAGAAATTTGCAAAAGATGAAGAGATATCTTTTTGGTTTTCCTTACATGATATGACGCCATCAGTTGGGGGAATACCGCAAGCTGTTTATTGTCACAATCCTTCTCCTTTTAATAGTTTGAATTTTAAGGATTTGTACATACAGCCAACACAGTTTTTTTTTCGACTATTTTACAGGTTTTTATACCAAATAAATATAAAAAAGAACAAATACGTTATCGTACAACAATTATGGATGAAAAATAGATTTGTAGAAATGTTTGATTTAAACAAAAAACAAATTTTAGTTGCCCCTGCACAAATCATACCTATCTCGTCTAAATATCTTGATTCCATGACTAAGGAGAAAGATAAAAAAGATAAAGTTTTTTTCTTTCCTACTTTTCCTAGGCCATTTAAAAATATTGAAGTAATATGCGAAGCAGCTGAACTTGTTGCTAAGGAAAATAAAAATTTTAGAATCATTATTACAATTGACGGCTCAGAAAACAAATATGCAAAGTCAATTACTAAAAAATATGATGGTAATAATAATATAGATTTTATTGGGTTAATAAAAAGAGAAGAAGTTTATAAATATTATTCTGAGGTAGATTGTTTGATATTTCCTTCTAAACTTGAAACATGGGGGTTGCCAATTAGTGAATTTAAACAATTTAATAAATCTATGCTTATAGCAGATTTGCCATATGCAAAAGAAACTGTTGGCGAATATGATTATGTTAATTTTTTTAATCCAACAGATGCTAAACAATTAGCCAAACTTATTGTTGATTTTATAAATGACGAAATAAAATATGAAACTACAGTTGCGGTAGATTATGATACCGAGTTAGTTAAAGGATGGGGGGAATTATTTGAAATGCTTTTAAAAAAATAA
- a CDS encoding DapH/DapD/GlmU-related protein: MYSRYGLLGSLRLLVSLIYTKIVYRHARLIRLPFDVRNKKYIKIGERFTAGFGCRIEAFPLSDSNNNYCIKIGDNVQINDYVHIGAVGEIVIGNNVLMASKIYISDHNHGSYDDLVSDHPMSIPEERKAICKPVRIGDNVWLGESVCVLPGVTIGEGCIIGALSVVSKSIPAFSIAVGNPAKVVKKYDFEINKWIKI, encoded by the coding sequence ATGTATAGTAGATATGGACTTCTTGGCTCATTAAGACTTTTGGTATCATTGATTTATACCAAAATAGTATACAGGCATGCTAGGTTGATTAGATTACCTTTTGATGTTAGAAATAAAAAATATATTAAAATTGGTGAGAGATTTACTGCTGGTTTTGGTTGTAGAATTGAAGCTTTTCCATTAAGTGATAGTAATAATAACTATTGCATCAAGATAGGTGATAACGTTCAAATAAATGATTATGTTCATATAGGAGCCGTAGGAGAGATAGTGATCGGTAATAACGTATTAATGGCCAGTAAAATCTATATCTCTGATCATAATCACGGAAGTTATGACGATTTAGTTAGCGACCATCCGATGAGTATTCCAGAAGAAAGAAAGGCAATATGTAAACCTGTACGAATTGGTGATAACGTTTGGCTTGGAGAATCGGTTTGTGTTCTTCCAGGGGTAACAATTGGAGAAGGATGTATTATTGGGGCTTTATCAGTAGTTTCTAAAAGTATACCAGCTTTTTCTATAGCAGTTGGTAATCCCGCAAAAGTTGTTAAAAAATATGATTTTGAAATTAATAAATGGATAAAAATTTAA
- a CDS encoding 2OG-Fe(II) oxygenase codes for MDKNLIMELTRVYLADLILAKLVANKEDLKKEFNQSGRINSCVIDNLLPDEVAKEIYEAYPSPEEMALHKSMRENKRIAAQMNLYNPLLEEAVYAFQDERIVRVVEEITGLKEMIPDEHLYAGGISLMATGNFLNPHLDNSHDNDRENYRVLNLLYYVTPDWDINNGGNLELWDNGMDNPQRVIHSKFNRLALMITNKTSIHSVSKVTALGKRCCVSNYYFSKRPAEATEYFHVTSFYGRPDEHVKNIFLRADAFLRQTVRNITGKRIVETKHIYKK; via the coding sequence ATGGATAAAAATTTAATTATGGAATTAACAAGAGTTTATTTAGCAGATTTAATTTTGGCAAAACTTGTTGCTAATAAAGAAGATTTAAAAAAAGAATTTAACCAATCAGGAAGGATTAATTCTTGTGTGATTGATAATTTATTACCTGATGAAGTAGCAAAAGAAATTTATGAAGCTTATCCTTCTCCTGAAGAAATGGCTTTGCATAAATCAATGCGCGAGAATAAAAGAATTGCAGCTCAGATGAACCTGTATAATCCACTTTTAGAAGAAGCCGTTTACGCTTTTCAAGATGAAAGAATTGTCAGAGTTGTGGAAGAAATTACTGGTCTAAAAGAAATGATTCCTGATGAACATTTATATGCTGGTGGAATAAGTTTGATGGCTACAGGTAATTTTTTAAATCCCCATTTAGATAATTCACATGATAACGATAGAGAAAATTATAGAGTACTTAATCTATTGTATTATGTAACTCCAGATTGGGATATAAATAATGGAGGGAACTTAGAACTTTGGGATAACGGAATGGATAATCCACAAAGAGTAATTCATTCTAAGTTTAATCGCTTAGCACTTATGATAACAAATAAGACGTCGATACATTCTGTTAGTAAAGTAACTGCGCTAGGCAAAAGATGTTGTGTTTCGAATTATTACTTTTCAAAAAGACCTGCCGAAGCAACCGAATATTTTCATGTTACGTCATTTTATGGAAGACCAGATGAACATGTAAAGAACATTTTTTTAAGAGCAGATGCATTTTTAAGACAGACCGTAAGAAATATTACAGGCAAAAGAATTGTAGAAACCAAGCATATTTATAAAAAATAA
- a CDS encoding glycosyltransferase family 2 protein: protein MIVSASIVLYNTDLDELSKAIGSIFQTSCDLQLFLIDNSPIQNLNISRLAEDSRIKYIHNPSNPGFGAAHNIAIEQAVNAGHIYHFIVNPDIYFSGDIISPMIEYMKNYSDVGMMMPQILNLDGSVQNLPKLLPSPYSVLMRKFKRPKSFYIDFINRYELRFVCRDLIYNAPVLSGCFTLLNLIAIKDVGMYDDKFFMYFEDWDLSRRMHEKYKTIYFPKVSVFHGYDSGANSNRRLFKIFINSAIVYFNKWGWIWDPNRNTINKKTLAQFTE, encoded by the coding sequence ATGATTGTTAGTGCTTCAATTGTTTTGTATAACACGGATTTGGATGAATTGTCAAAAGCAATTGGAAGTATTTTTCAAACATCGTGTGATTTACAGCTTTTTTTAATTGATAATTCTCCCATACAAAATTTAAATATTTCTAGATTAGCGGAAGATTCAAGAATTAAGTATATTCATAATCCTTCTAATCCTGGCTTTGGTGCAGCTCATAATATAGCAATTGAACAAGCCGTCAATGCAGGTCATATTTACCATTTTATTGTAAATCCTGATATATATTTTAGTGGTGACATTATATCGCCAATGATTGAATATATGAAGAATTATTCAGACGTTGGAATGATGATGCCACAAATTCTTAATTTAGATGGTTCTGTTCAAAATTTACCTAAATTGTTACCTTCTCCATATAGCGTGTTGATGAGGAAGTTCAAACGACCTAAGTCATTTTATATAGATTTTATTAATCGGTATGAGTTGAGATTTGTTTGCAGAGATCTCATTTATAATGCTCCAGTTTTATCGGGTTGTTTTACTTTGCTAAATTTGATAGCCATAAAAGATGTGGGGATGTATGATGATAAGTTTTTTATGTATTTTGAAGATTGGGATTTGTCAAGAAGAATGCATGAAAAATATAAAACAATATATTTCCCTAAAGTTTCAGTCTTTCATGGTTATGATTCTGGAGCAAACAGTAATAGAAGATTGTTTAAAATTTTTATTAATTCCGCAATTGTTTATTTTAATAAATGGGGCTGGATATGGGATCCAAATAGAAATACAATTAATAAAAAAACCTTAGCTCAATTTACAGAATGA
- a CDS encoding NAD-dependent epimerase/dehydratase family protein: MKITITGASGFVGVNLRKYLAVSNEIEAISIRYLANQQINIDADAVIHLSGKAHDLKKVSNPKEYYEANFELTKQLFDAFLDSNASIFIFLSTVKAVADKVDGILSEGNVPNPQTHYGIAKHQAEEYILSKEIPATKRVYILRPCMIHGPENKGNLNLLYKLVSVGLPWPLGAFNNKRSFLSIENLCFAIKELLENKSILSGIYNISDDEPLSTNQLIELLGVNFGREPKIWKINRSIIKFLARSGDFFNLPLNSDRLQKLTENYLVSNEKLVNSIGKKLPIESKNGLFKTFESFKKNK; encoded by the coding sequence ATGAAAATAACTATTACTGGAGCATCAGGTTTTGTAGGTGTTAATCTTCGGAAATATTTAGCTGTTTCAAATGAAATAGAAGCAATAAGTATTCGGTATCTGGCTAATCAACAAATTAATATAGATGCTGATGCAGTAATTCACCTTTCTGGAAAAGCTCATGATTTAAAAAAAGTTTCAAACCCAAAGGAGTATTATGAAGCAAATTTTGAATTAACAAAACAATTGTTTGATGCTTTTTTAGATTCGAATGCTTCTATTTTTATTTTTTTGAGCACAGTAAAAGCTGTTGCAGATAAAGTGGATGGAATTTTGTCAGAAGGTAATGTTCCAAACCCTCAAACACATTATGGTATTGCGAAGCACCAGGCTGAAGAATATATTTTAAGCAAAGAAATTCCGGCCACAAAACGAGTTTATATTCTTAGACCCTGCATGATTCATGGTCCTGAGAATAAAGGAAATCTGAATTTATTATACAAACTCGTTTCCGTTGGATTGCCTTGGCCACTTGGAGCTTTTAACAATAAACGATCTTTTTTAAGTATAGAAAATTTATGTTTCGCTATCAAGGAATTATTGGAGAATAAATCAATTTTGTCCGGTATTTATAATATATCAGATGATGAACCGTTATCGACAAATCAATTAATAGAACTGTTAGGAGTGAATTTTGGAAGGGAACCTAAAATTTGGAAAATCAATCGTTCCATTATAAAATTTCTCGCTAGATCTGGAGATTTTTTTAATTTACCGTTAAATTCAGATCGTTTGCAAAAGTTGACAGAAAATTATCTAGTCAGTAATGAAAAACTAGTTAATTCGATTGGAAAAAAATTACCAATTGAATCTAAAAACGGTTTATTTAAAACTTTTGAGTCTTTTAAGAAAAATAAATAA
- the gmd gene encoding GDP-mannose 4,6-dehydratase, translated as MKVALITGITGQDGSYLAELLLEKGYMVHGVKRRASSFNTQRIDHIYQDQHEVHVNFKLHYGDLTDSTNIIRIIQEVQPHEIYNLGAMSHVKVSFDSPEYVANVDGIGTLRILEAVRILGLEKKTRIYQASTSELYGGLAENKNAKGLYDEHSPFYPRSPYGVAKIYGFWITKNYREAYDMFACNGILFNHESPRRGETFVTRKITMATAAIALGEQDCLYLGNLDAQRDWGHAKDYVEAMWRILQQDVAEDYVIAMGETTYVRDFVKMSFAEVGIDIEFRGEGVNEKGYVASCNNPAYQIEMGKQIIAVDPQYFRPTEVDLLIGDPTKSKTQLGWVPKYDLAGLVKEMMASDLQYVLKEKMLKEVRSSIKY; from the coding sequence ATGAAAGTAGCACTTATAACTGGAATTACGGGCCAAGATGGATCATATTTAGCCGAATTATTATTAGAAAAAGGCTATATGGTTCATGGAGTTAAAAGAAGAGCTTCTTCTTTTAATACGCAACGTATTGACCATATCTATCAGGATCAACATGAAGTTCATGTGAATTTTAAGTTGCATTATGGAGATTTAACAGATTCTACAAATATTATCCGAATTATTCAAGAGGTACAACCTCATGAAATCTATAATTTAGGAGCAATGAGCCATGTAAAAGTCTCTTTTGATTCACCAGAATATGTTGCAAATGTTGATGGTATTGGGACACTAAGAATTTTGGAAGCAGTACGTATTTTAGGCTTAGAAAAGAAGACACGTATTTATCAAGCATCTACCTCTGAATTATATGGTGGTTTGGCTGAGAATAAAAATGCAAAAGGACTTTACGATGAGCATTCACCATTTTATCCACGTTCACCTTATGGAGTAGCAAAAATTTATGGTTTTTGGATTACTAAAAACTATCGTGAAGCTTATGACATGTTTGCTTGCAATGGAATTTTGTTTAATCATGAATCACCACGTCGAGGAGAAACTTTTGTAACTCGTAAAATAACTATGGCTACAGCAGCTATTGCTTTAGGAGAACAAGATTGTTTATATTTAGGGAATTTAGATGCTCAACGTGACTGGGGACATGCTAAAGATTATGTAGAAGCTATGTGGCGTATTCTGCAACAAGATGTTGCTGAAGACTATGTAATTGCTATGGGAGAGACCACCTATGTTCGTGATTTTGTTAAAATGTCATTTGCAGAAGTAGGTATTGATATCGAATTTAGAGGAGAAGGAGTAAATGAAAAGGGATATGTTGCTTCTTGTAATAATCCGGCCTATCAGATTGAGATGGGTAAACAGATTATTGCAGTTGATCCACAATATTTCCGACCAACGGAAGTGGATTTGCTTATTGGGGATCCTACCAAATCGAAGACTCAATTAGGTTGGGTGCCGAAATATGATTTGGCTGGATTAGTGAAAGAAATGATGGCGTCCGATCTTCAATATGTTTTAAAAGAAAAAATGTTAAAGGAAGTACGCTCTAGTATTAAATATTAA
- a CDS encoding GDP-L-fucose synthase yields MNLNDKIYIAGHRGMVGSAILRQLKAKGFTNFILKTSSELDLRNQQAVTDFFAKEKPDYVFLAAAKVGGIIANNTYRGDFIYENLMIQNNIIHHSYLNDVKKLMFLGSSCIYPKMAPQPLKEEYMLTGELEPTNEPYAIAKIAGIKMCDAYRDQFGCNFISVMPTNLYGPNDNYDLKNSHVLPAMLRKFITAERNGDTSVTIWGTGSPKREFLHADDLAEACVFLMENYNESGLVNIGVGEDISILDLAILVKKVVGFEGEILTDTTKPDGTPRKLMDVSKLSSFGWKAKTTLEQGIQRVYDEIKDNNWE; encoded by the coding sequence ATGAATTTAAATGATAAAATATACATAGCTGGACACCGAGGAATGGTAGGTTCAGCTATTTTACGTCAATTAAAAGCCAAAGGTTTTACCAATTTTATTTTAAAAACTTCTTCAGAGCTTGATCTAAGAAATCAACAAGCTGTAACTGATTTTTTTGCAAAAGAAAAACCAGACTATGTTTTTTTAGCAGCGGCAAAAGTTGGAGGTATTATTGCTAATAATACTTATCGAGGTGATTTTATTTATGAAAACTTAATGATTCAAAACAATATAATTCATCACTCGTATTTAAATGATGTTAAGAAATTAATGTTTTTAGGATCGTCGTGTATTTATCCTAAAATGGCACCACAGCCATTAAAAGAGGAATATATGCTTACTGGAGAATTAGAACCTACTAATGAACCTTATGCAATTGCAAAAATTGCTGGAATAAAAATGTGTGACGCTTATAGGGATCAGTTTGGTTGTAATTTTATATCCGTTATGCCAACAAATTTGTATGGACCAAATGATAATTACGATCTAAAGAATTCTCATGTATTGCCAGCGATGTTAAGAAAATTTATCACAGCTGAACGTAATGGAGATACATCCGTAACTATTTGGGGGACAGGAAGTCCTAAAAGAGAATTTTTGCATGCTGATGATCTTGCAGAAGCTTGCGTATTTTTAATGGAAAACTATAATGAGTCAGGATTGGTTAATATTGGAGTTGGTGAAGATATTTCAATTTTAGATTTGGCAATTTTGGTTAAAAAAGTAGTTGGTTTTGAAGGAGAAATTTTGACTGATACGACTAAGCCCGATGGTACTCCACGAAAATTAATGGATGTTTCAAAATTAAGCAGTTTTGGATGGAAGGCTAAAACTACTTTGGAACAAGGTATTCAGAGGGTGTATGATGAAATAAAAGATAACAATTGGGAATAA
- a CDS encoding glycosyltransferase family 4 protein: MEYTILGLLLMIIMLLYFKVANHFNIIDKPNQRSSHSEITLRGGGIIFWFSALLYFVQNTQNNYLFFTGITLVSLVSFWDDIQSLSNKIRISIHFLAITLIFYDLGLFSLVPIWGIVVAYILAIGLINAYNFMDGINGITGLYTLAVMGALLYVNTNIQLFIDGSFIKYGIIASLVFLFFNYRKKAKCFAGDVGSIAIAFWVIYLVLKLILVTNSLIWLLFLAVYGVDAVCTIGHRLYLKQNIFEAHRLHLYQILSNEYKIQHRLVSLFYALVQIAVSALVVFCYQKIQDLILFTVVIIPLLLVYSSKFYLLTRNNLRVKI, from the coding sequence ATGGAATACACAATACTAGGACTTCTTTTAATGATTATAATGTTACTTTATTTTAAAGTAGCTAATCATTTTAATATCATAGATAAACCAAATCAAAGAAGTTCGCATTCAGAAATAACATTAAGAGGCGGAGGAATTATTTTTTGGTTTTCCGCTTTGCTTTATTTTGTGCAAAATACTCAAAATAATTATTTATTTTTTACAGGAATTACTTTGGTTAGTTTAGTGAGTTTTTGGGATGATATTCAAAGCTTGTCAAATAAAATCCGAATTTCGATCCATTTTCTCGCCATTACATTGATTTTTTATGATTTAGGATTGTTTAGTTTAGTTCCAATTTGGGGTATTGTAGTAGCATATATTTTAGCAATAGGATTAATAAATGCTTATAATTTCATGGATGGAATAAATGGAATAACAGGACTTTATACTCTGGCTGTAATGGGGGCACTGCTGTATGTTAATACGAATATTCAACTATTCATTGATGGCAGTTTTATAAAATATGGAATCATTGCTAGCTTGGTGTTTCTGTTTTTTAATTATCGAAAAAAGGCCAAATGTTTTGCTGGTGATGTAGGGAGTATTGCTATTGCTTTTTGGGTTATTTATTTAGTTTTGAAACTTATCTTGGTAACAAATTCTTTAATTTGGCTTTTATTTTTGGCTGTTTATGGTGTGGATGCGGTTTGTACTATAGGGCATCGTTTGTATTTAAAGCAAAATATTTTTGAAGCACATCGTTTGCATTTATATCAGATTTTGAGCAACGAATATAAAATACAGCATAGGCTAGTATCTTTATTTTACGCATTAGTTCAAATTGCAGTTTCGGCATTAGTTGTCTTTTGTTATCAGAAAATTCAAGATTTAATTTTGTTTACGGTTGTAATAATTCCCTTGCTTTTAGTTTATTCATCAAAATTTTATTTACTAACTAGAAATAATTTAAGAGTAAAAATATGA